A DNA window from Sphaeramia orbicularis chromosome 22, fSphaOr1.1, whole genome shotgun sequence contains the following coding sequences:
- the LOC115414124 gene encoding zinc finger protein 420-like, with protein sequence KHQSVHTGERPYECDQCGKTFIRAGYLKMHQCIHTGERLYECDQCGKTFIRAGYLKMHQHFHTGERLYECEQCGKSFTQMSALKYHQRIHTGERPYECNQCGNSFTTASNLKMHQRVHTGEKPFSCDQCGNAFTRASNLKKHQRVHTGERPYECEQCGNVFATADYLKIHQRIHTGERPFACDQCGNAFITRIALKRHQRVHTGQKPYVCDQCGKFFTTATHLKIHQRTHTGEKPYQCRFCDRCFVSGSNCTKHERVAHVHKRQKLYSRTKK encoded by the coding sequence aaacatcaaagcgtccacactggagaaagaccatatgagtgtgaccagtgtggaaagactttcataAGAGCAGGATACCTAAAAATGCACCaatgcatccacactggagaaagactatatgagtgtgaccagtgtggaaagactttcataAGAGCAGGATACCTAAAAATGCACCAGCActtccacactggagaaagactaTATGAGTGTGAGCAGTGTGGGAAGAGTTTCACCCAGATGAGTGCGCTTAAATATCACcaacgcattcacactggagaaagaccatatgagtgcaACCAGTGTGGAAattctttcaccacagcaagtaatCTCAAAATGCACCAACgcgtccacactggagaaaaaccattttcctgtgaccagtgtggaaatgctttcaccagagcAAGTAATCTAAAAAAGCACCAACgcgtccacactggagaaagaccatatgagtgtgaacaGTGTGGAAATGTTTTCGCCACAGCAGattacctaaaaatccaccaacgcatccacactggagaaagaccatttgcctgtgaccagtgtggaaatgctttcatcaCACGAATTGCCCTAAAAAGACACCAACGCGTCCATACTGGACAAAAACCATATgtttgtgaccagtgtgggaagtttTTTACCACAGCTActcacctaaaaatccaccaaaggacccacactggagaaaaaccctACCAGTGCAGATTCTGTGACAGATGTTTTGTCTCAGGTTCAAATTGTACTAAACATGAACGTGTTGCACATgtccacaaaagacaaaaactgtaCAGTCGTACAAAAAAGTAA